Proteins co-encoded in one Papaver somniferum cultivar HN1 chromosome 5, ASM357369v1, whole genome shotgun sequence genomic window:
- the LOC113281458 gene encoding mediator of RNA polymerase II transcription subunit 30-like, which yields MSSGKSVQELAVEGQKHLEDTIEAAFQILSSMNDELCNPALWSTTGVVSSHSSNGVNGDASDSLHQSELGGGALEDARLRYKSAVASLRSVLTAIPSHPKSAKAYESGSTVGGSESGADQAEIEKMQDQVITLRKEVADKNKHVKLLIDQFRELITDISTWQSPCSL from the exons ATGTCGAGTGGGAAAAGCGTTCAGGAACTCGCTGTGGAGGGGCAGAAACAtttagaagacacaattgaagcagcaTTTCAGATTCTTTCATCAATGAATGACGAGCTCTGCAATCCTGCCTTGTGGTCTACAACGGGTGTGGTTTCTTCTCATTCTTCTAATGGCGTCAATGGTGATGCTTCTGACTCTTTGCACCAGTCGGAATTAGGTGGTGGAGCTCTTGAAGATGCACGCCTTCGATATAAATCTGCAGTTGCTTCTCTGCGTTCTGTTCTTACTGCCATTCCCAGTCATCCAAAG TCGGCAAAAGCATATGAGAGTGGTAGCACAGTTGGTGGGTCGGAATCTGGAGCAGATCAAGCTGAAATCGAAAAGATGCAAGACCAAGTCATCACTTTGAGAAAG GAAGTTGCAGACAAGAACAAGCATGTAAAACTTCTGATAGATCAATTTCGAGAACTCATTACAGACATATCCACATGGCAGAGTCCTTGTTCTTTATGA
- the LOC113281459 gene encoding nuclear transport factor 2B-like, whose amino-acid sequence MDPESVSKAFVEHYYTTFDANRAGLAGLYQDTSMLSFEGEKIQGGAAIVTKLTSLPFQQCKHNITTVDSQPSGPAGGMLVFVSGNLQLAGEQHVLKFSQMFHLMPTPQGSFYVQNDIFRLNYA is encoded by the exons atggatCCAGAAAGCGTATCGAAGGCATTCGTAGAGCATTACTACACAACATTTGATGCGAATCGTGCTGGCTTAGCGGGATTGTATCAGGACACATCAATGTTAAGTTTCGAAGGTGAAAAGATACAAGGTGGTGCCGCTATAGTTACCAAATTAACTAGTTTACCGTTTCAACAATGTAAGCATAATATCACTACTGTTGATTCTCAACCCTCTGGTCCTGCTGGTGGTATGCTTGTTTTTGTTAGCGGGAATCTTCAACTTGCTGGTGAACAACATGTTCTCAAATTCAGTCAG ATGTTCCATTTGATGCCGACTCCTCAAGGAAGCTTTTACGTTCAAAATGACATCTTCCGTTTGAACTATGCTTAA